From the genome of Argentina anserina chromosome 4, drPotAnse1.1, whole genome shotgun sequence, one region includes:
- the LOC126791101 gene encoding light-regulated protein 1, chloroplastic translates to MQATLQLSPPSLVSLLTPTTTKSLVLPFRSTIPRAQRCLQLKATNVTSDPSTVDYSSSATSVFPAEACETIGGEACDVEMYPEVKLEPQGKSAEATPGKELEDRDYLEYDGPKTVFPAEACDDLGGEFCEPDYQKGVY, encoded by the exons ATGCAGGCCACTCTACAGCTCTCACCACCATCACTTGTCTCCCTTCTAACACCGACCACCACCAAGTCTTTGGTCTTGCCGTTTAGGTCCACCATTCCCAGGGCACAACGATGCCTTCAGCTCAAGGCAACCAATGTGACCTCTGATCCTTCAACAGTTGATTACAGCTCCAGCGCAACTTC GGTGTTTCCAGCTGAGGCTTGCGAGACGATCGGAGGAGAAGCTTGTGATGTTGAAATGTATCCTGAAGTGAAGCTTGAACCACAAGGGAAGAGCGCGGAAGCCACGCCTGGTAAAGAGCTGGAGGATAGAGATTATCTAGAATATGACGGTCCCAAGAC GGTCTTCCCTGCAGAGGCTTGTGATGATCTAGGAGGAGAGTTTTGCGAGCCGGACTATCAGAAAGGAGTATACTAG
- the LOC126791100 gene encoding uncharacterized protein LOC126791100: protein MVQRFFSVRQTDLQQNNQSNSIMLLSGPPCGKTSLLFQFAFNEAHNRNGPVIFICSRRRLEANPPYLSQGVDSSCETFQRVTMKYVDDDEGIKKFFAAFHLYDEFPVSVVIDDFGDFFEERSCQQRYGNPRGRDLAMVRTLALCQNAMVHANETRPCKLLLSDTHHGESPRFLFIYKRWVSTIFTVQGDGSGSYILRDYNHSASGGARKRKTAKFSIALQYLVLEEIGEDDG, encoded by the exons ATGGTGCAGAGATTCTTCTCAGTGAGGCAAACTGACCTCCAACAAAACAACCAAAGCAATTCTATCATGCTTCTCTCTGGTCCTCCATG CGGAAAAacctctttactattccagttcgCATTCAACGAAGCCCACAATCGCAATGGACCTGTCATCTTTATCTGCAGCCGGCGCCGGCTAGAGGCAAACCCTCCTTATCTTTCCCAG GGCGTTGATTCATCGTGTGAGACATTTCAGCGAGTTACAATGAA gtatgtggatgatgatgAAGGGATTAAGAAGTTCTTTGCTGCATTCCACCTGTATGATGAATTTCCTGTGTCGGTtgttattgatgattttggagATTTCTTTGAAGAAAG GAGCTGCCAACAGAGATATGGTAATCCAAGAGGAAGAGACTTGGCAATGGTGAGGACACTAGCTCTGTGTCAGAATGCCATGGTTCATGCTAA TGAAACAAGGCCTTGCAAGCTTCTGTTATCGGATACACACCATGGAGAATCTCCAAGGTTTCTGTTCATCTACAAACGATGGGTTTCGACCATCTTCACAGTTCAAG GTGACGGCTCCGGATCATACATCCTAAGAGACTATAACCATTCAGCTAGTGGCGGCGCCAGGAAAAGAAAGACTGCCAAGTTCTCCATAGCTCTCCAGTATCTTGTTTTGGAGGAGATTGGTGAAGATGATGGGTAG
- the LOC126792866 gene encoding aspartokinase 1, chloroplastic-like: MEATLHFRGGVRITPTYSLIQRLPHSRRVGWISGEAAPSRSFYAAVKNACGGGGWRAERRTRRIEAVAGGGETAAFSCVMKFGGSSVATAERIREIAQLVVSFPEEKPVVVLSAMGKTTNNLLLAGEKAVNCGVSNASDIEELSFVKQLHLKTVSELGLDPSVVMGYLEGLEQLLKGIAMMKELTLRTRDYLVSFGECMSTRIVAAYLNKIGVKARQYDAFDIGFLTTDDFTNAEILEETYPAVAKTLNDDWIKDPAIPIVTGFLGKASKSCAVTTLGRGGSDLTATTIGKALRLREVQVWKDVDGVLTCDPTICSNAQPVPYLTFDEAAELAYFGAQVLHPQSMRPARDGEIPVRVKNSYNPKAPGTLITKARDMSKAVLTSIVLKQNVTLLDIVSTRMLGQVGFLAKVFSTFEDLGISVDVVATSEVSLSLTLDPSKFWSRELIQQELDKMEEELEKIAFVNLLQKRSIISLIGNVQYSSLILEKAFQVLRTNQVNVQMISQGASKVNISLIVNDSEAEICVKALHQAFFESGDLSELVFEGTFRNGAASPLPLEA; the protein is encoded by the exons ATGGAGGCCACACTGCATTTCCGCGGCGGCGTTAGAATAACTCCGACCTACTCCCTTATTCAAAGACTCCCACACtcgcggcgcgtggggtggaTCTCCGGCGAGGCTGCGCCGTCGCGGTCGTTCTACGCGGCGGTGAAGAATGCATGCGGAGGCGGAGGGTGGAGGGCGGAGAGACGGACGAGGAGGATCGAAGCGGTGGCTGGGGGAGGCGAGACGGCGGCGTTTAGTTGCGTGATGAAATTCGGAGGGTCGTCGGTGGCGACGGCGGAGAGGATAAGGGAGATTGCTCAGCTGGTTGTGAGTTTTCCGGAGGAGAAGCCGGTGGTGGTGCTCTCTGCAATGGGGAAGACTACTAATAACCTCTTACTT GCTGGGGAGAAGGCTGTCAATTGCGGGGTTTCGAATGCTTCTGACATTGAAGAGTTGAGCTTTGTTAAACAGCTTCATCTCAA GACTGTTTCGGAACTCGGACTTGATCCTTCTGTTGTTATGG GATACTTGGAAGGATTGGAGCAACTTCTGAAGGGAATAGCAATGATGAAAGAGTTGACTCTGCGGACAAGAGACTATCTCGTTTCATTTGGAGAGTGCATGTCCACACGAATTGTTGCGGCTTATCTGAACAAGATTGGTGTTAAGGCACGCCAA TATGATGCATTTGACATTGGCTTCCTAACAACAGATGACTTCACCAATGCTGAAATCTTGGAGGAAACTTACCCAGCTGTTGCCAAAACATTAAATGATGACTGGATCAAGGATCCTGCAATTCCCATTGTTACTGGTTTTCTAGGAAAG GCTTCAAAATCCTGTGCTGTTACTACCCTTGGTAGGGGTGGAAGTGATTTGACAGCTACAACAATTGGTAAAGCCCTACGCTTGCGAGAAGTCCAG GTGTGGAAGGATGTCGATGGTGTTTTGACGTGCGATCCTACCATATGTTCTAATGCACAACCTGTTCCTTATTTAACTTTTGATGAGGCGGCTGAGCTTGCATATTTTGGTGCTCAG GTTCTACATCCACAATCTATGAGACCAGCTAGAGATGGTGAAATTCCTGTCAGGGTCAAGAACTCTTACAACCCTAAAGCTCCTGGTACCCTGATAACTAAAGCAAGAGATATGAGCAAG GCTGTTCTAACCAGCATAGTTCTGAAGCAAAATGTTACTCTTTTGGATATTGTCAGCACACGCATGCTTGGTCAAGTTGGTTTTCTTGCAAAG GTTTTTTCAACCTTTGAAGATTTGGGCATATCTGTGGATGTTGTTGCAACAAGTGAAGTTAGCTTATCTTTGACATTGGATCCATCGAAGTTCTGGAGTAGGGAACTGATTCAGCAG GAACTTGACAAAATGGAGGAAGAACTTGAAAAAATTGCATTCGTAAATCTTCTGCAGAAGAGATCAATCATCTCCCTCATAGGGAATGTTCAGTATTCTTCATTGATTCTAGAGAAG GCATTTCAAGTTCTTCGGACGAATCAAGTTAATGTCCAAATGATCTCACAAGGAGCATCTAAG GTAAACATCTCACTGATAGTAAATGACAGTGAAGCTGAAATCTGCGTGAAGGCGCTTCACCAGGCCTTCTTTGAAAGCGGTGACCTGTCTGAATTAGTATTTGAAGGTACATTCAGGAATGGCGCAGCTTCACCATTGCCACTAGAAGCTTGA